From the Macrobrachium nipponense isolate FS-2020 chromosome 17, ASM1510439v2, whole genome shotgun sequence genome, the window tataccataataattTCCCCATACCTCCAACCTTGTCACTCAATTTACAAATGTCTGAATATAGTAAATGAACAACAATCATATTCCATGAGTTTCTGGTttgaaaaagtataaaaagaagCAACATTTAGTAGAATTGTATGTCAGATGCAGGCTCAACCAAATTAGAGTAATTTTCGATAAACTGGAGAATATCATTATCTCTGCCTACAAGGAGATAGGATGCCTACAACGGTAACAAAAGAGTATCAGAAGGGAATTTATTGAGGCCTACAAATTATGCGAAATCGGCTTGCAGAAGTTTACCACTGAATAAAATATTAAGATGAAAGACATAACATTAGGAGAGTTGCATTCCATAAATGActgttgtgtaattttatatttaaacagACACACTCACTTGTAAAAGTTATTAGAAGTCAATGACTGAGCGTTAAAGTAAAATTGACGTGGAATGAATATGGTTGATAAATTACATGCTTCATAGATAACTTATGTATGAACTCCACGTTAACAATTAGATAGAGTCGGTTATCAGTGGAATACTGAAACCTCTAACTCTCAGCTTCATAACCTCTTAATCGTTTCACTTATTCTTTTCCTTTCTACCAGTCTCAGTCCTTTATCCCCATCTTTTCTTGTGACTCTTACGAGCGGGTTGCAGTGGCTTTTATACAttaggaaaattctctctctctctctctctctctctctctctctctctctctgtgtgaatattatatatatatatatatatatatatatatatatatatgtgtgtgtgtgtgtgtgtgtgtgtgtgtgtgtgtgtgtgtgtgtgtgtgtgtgtgtattccactCCTTTTGATTAATTTAGTTGTCGGACCGTTTTCCTCGCTCATCGGCGACGTCTTCAGGAGGCCGTAAATCACAAACTTGACATACAAGGCTTTTATTACTACTTGCTGAATTAGTGGCTACACCTAAAGTTCAAAATTTgacattattgggtcactgaATTTACTATTGGTCGGTCGGCAGGTCTCAATTGTCTAGCTGGTGGTCTTTGCTGAAGGAATGGCATTCCTGGTGCTCAGTAGGACGCCCTCTATACCGCAGCTTGCAGCAAAGGGCACGGGGAGGGTGGAGTGTTGATTCCTGTCCCAGGTTCGATATAGTTGGATTACCTCGTTGAGGGTTGTTATGTTCTGAAACTTGTGTCCCCCTTTGGATTCTCCGGTTCTCCTGTTGTTTCCTTGAGAAGGGTAGGATGAGTTCCTTGTTCCTCTGTATGTTTAAtagcagccatttttttttatttatacagctTCTACTATTGGCAATCTGTGGAACTGGGCTTCTCAGTGCACAATCTCTGTTCTCACTAATAATTCTGCTTGTGTAGAATGGAATAGGTGCGGCCCATGTAGCCATGGCTCATGGATTGTTACTGTTGGaaattatccttttcataatcttAATCTTATCCTTGAACCACTTGCAATAAGCAGTTTTGTTTCCTGGTGAGATGGGTGTTGTCACTGGTGTGCAGACATACACGTCTATCTGTTTACGTATGGAACCTTCTACTAGGTTGATGCCATAGCTATTATTTGCTTGGAGCTGCCTAACACGTTCAATTTCTACACGAGTAGCTTTCCATGAGGAGCAGTTCATCATTGCACGTCTTACATATGTGGCTACCACAGAGCAATAGTAAATGTTAGGACAATTGACACAGATGTTAAGGCACCGACCACATCAGTTGCCTTTTGGTACATGGTAGTTTTGCACATGTATCCTCTTTCTCATATTAATATCTAAGAAGGGAAGTCGGCTTTCGATACCATATTCATTAGTGCAGTTAGGCTAAAGTTCTTCTTCAAGGTATGTTATAGGCTGTTGTCTTATTCTCAAGTATCGATGGCAACGAAGAAatcgtttatataaatataaaatgggcatatattttctgtttaaaatggaCATTGAAGGTTCTTTCCTCGAAGTCTACCATGTACAGTCAAGTCCAAAACGCCATCGACACTCTGGTCGGGGTTTTACTAGTACATAGATGGTGCTAGTCTCACCACCACAAGGGTAAACTTAGAGCAGCCGATCTCCTCTCTTCCAAGTTTGAAATGGGTAGAGTAAAGAAAGGAGGAGAAACCTGGTTTAACGtacaataattaaattttatcCACTCCTGCATGACATATGCAACGACAATCATTCCATACATTTCAAGTGCTATGATAGATTCACAGGATATACATGTAGTCttcaaacaatatataattagagtTTCTTGCTGCATGTTAAATACGGTATTGTCTAGTTAATTCTATTCTCTTTTAAAAACTATCAATTTTAATTAACATTTGTAAGAGGAATGTAGTCTTGATGTTCTCCATTGTAGTCATTATTTTTATCAAGGTAATTTCTAGCAATGTAGCAGCATCACCTCTATTAGTAGTATTAGTTCTCAGTCCATCTCCACCATCCCAGTGCCCTGGTGGTACCCAGCAAGCCTCCCCACTGTCCCCGCACCCCAGCGATTCCCAGCCAGCCCCTTCCCACCATACCCTCACCCCGGCGGTTCTCAGCCTGTCTCCCCACCATCCCCGTGCCCGGGCGGTTCCCAGCCCACCTCCCCACCTTTCCCGCGCCCGGGTTTGTTCCCAGCCTGCCTCTCCATCCTCCCCACAACCATCGATGCCTGCCCACCGTCGATGGGCCCGCCCAGGCGGTTTCCCAGTCCGCCTCCCCACCATCCCTGCGCCCTGGTGGTTCCCAGTACACCTCCCCAGAGTCCCCCGCGCCATGGCAGTTCCCAATCTGCCTTCCCCCACTGTCCCCGTGCCCAGGGTTCCCAGCCCGCATCCCCACTGTTCCTGCGCCTGGGTCCTCCGGTAACCAGCACACCTCCCCACTGTCCTCATCCCCGGGGGTTTCCTAGCCCACCTCTCCACCATCCCAGCCCACCTCCGTAATATAGGGATGTTGGTAGGGCCAGGTAGTACCAGGCCCACCATCCCCACCTTCCCCACGCCCGGGCGGTACCCAGCCCGTCTCCCCACCTTCCCTGCGCCCAGGTGGTTGGTTCCCAGCCTGCCTCCCCACCATCCCCACACCTACTCAGTTAACAAGCCCAGCCGCCACCCCACCGTCCCCGCGCCCTGGCAGTTCCCGCCCACCTCCCCATCATCCTTCATCCCGGGGCAGTTCCTAGTCCGCCTCCCCACTGTCCCAGATCCCGGGCGGTTCCCAGCCCACCTCCACACCGTCACTGTGGCCAGGCGGTTCTCAGCCCACCTCCCCACTCTCCCATGCCCGGGCGGTTCCCAGCCTGACTACCCACTGTCCCAGCGCCCAGGCATTTCCCAGCCCAATTCCCCACCATCCATGATCCCGGGCAGTTCCCAGACTGCCTCCCCACCATCCCTAATCCCAGGTGGTTCCCAGCCCGCCTCCCCTTCGTCCCCGCGTCCGGGCGGTCCATCTCGCCTCCCAACCTTCCCTGATCCTGGACAGTTCCCAGCCCGCCTTCCCACCGTCCCCGCACCCAGGCAGTTCCCAGCCCACCTCCTTATTTTCCTACGCCCACCCACCATCCCTGATCCCGGGCGGTTTCCAGCCTGCCACCCCACAGTCCCTGGCCACCTGCCCACCATCCCTGCACCCTGGTAGTTCCAGCCTGGTTCCCAACTCTCACACACCCTGGTGGATCCCAGCCCTCCTCCACACCGTCCTCGATCCGGGCAGTTCCCAGCCCACCTCCCCACCGTCCCCTATCCAAGCAGTTCCAACCTGCCTTCCAACCATCTCCGCGCCTGGCAGTTTCCAGACCGGCTTTCCACCACCCCGTCCCCACGCCCGGGCAGTACCCAGCCACCTTCCCTGTGCACGGGTGGTTCCCAACCGGCCTCCCACCGTCCCGTGCCTAATCGGTAACAGCCCACCTTCCCACCATCCCTGCACCCCCTGGCAGTTCCCAGCCTGCCTCCCAAACATCCCAGTGCCCTAGCGGTTCCCAGCCCGCTCCTCACCGGCCTCGATCCCGGTGGTTCCCAACCCGC encodes:
- the LOC135196489 gene encoding uncharacterized protein LOC135196489, whose translation is MLVGPGSTRPTIPTFPTPGRYPARLPTFPAPRWLVPSLPPHHPHTYSVNKPSRHPTVPAPWQFPPTSPSSFIPGQFLVRLPTVPDPGRFPAHLHTVTVARRFSAHLPTLPCPGGSQPDYPLSQRPGISQPNSPPSMIPGSSQTASPPSLIPGGSQPASPSSPRPGGPSRLPTFPDPGQFPARLPTVPAPRQFPAHLLIFLRPPTIPDPGRFPACHPTVPGHLPTIPAPCALAVPSPLLTGLDPGGSQPASPPSPCPGGPSRLPTFPTPGWYPARLPTFPATVPTPRRFPDRLPTVPDPGKIPDLAELTRRNFKKGRDPVARSQKHLRTRRAQKLPLPRPADTTSPHSTPPASSGEIQSTFILP